A stretch of Paraburkholderia phenazinium DNA encodes these proteins:
- the speB gene encoding agmatinase — translation MTELLYGDGAIRRPSLYGSSIENTYAGVLSFMRRKYTRELDGVDVAISGVPLDLATTFRSGARLGPAAVRAASVQLSELYPYPWGFNPFDDLAVTDYGDCWFDAHNPLTIKPAIVEHARTILRSDAKMLTLGGDHYITYPLLIAHAEKYGKPLSLIHFDAHCDTWADDSPDSLNHGSMFYKAVKDGLIDPQTSVQVGIRTWNDDFMGINILDAAWVHEHGTRASVERIMSIVGERPAYLTFDIDCLDPAFAPGTGTPVAGGLSSAQGLAIVRGLTGVNLIGADVVEVAPAYDQSEITAIAAAHIACDVLCLWRQRKVAGTR, via the coding sequence ATGACTGAACTTCTCTATGGCGACGGTGCAATCCGCCGTCCGTCCCTGTACGGTTCCTCGATCGAAAACACCTATGCGGGCGTGCTGTCGTTCATGCGACGCAAGTACACGCGCGAGCTCGACGGTGTCGACGTGGCTATTTCGGGTGTTCCACTCGATCTGGCGACCACCTTTCGCTCCGGTGCGCGCCTCGGTCCCGCTGCGGTGCGTGCGGCAAGCGTGCAGTTGTCCGAGTTGTACCCTTATCCGTGGGGCTTCAATCCGTTCGACGATCTCGCCGTGACCGACTACGGCGACTGCTGGTTCGACGCGCACAATCCGCTGACTATCAAGCCCGCAATCGTCGAGCATGCGCGCACGATCCTGCGCTCGGATGCGAAGATGCTGACGCTGGGTGGCGATCACTACATCACCTATCCGCTGCTGATCGCGCATGCCGAGAAGTATGGCAAGCCGCTGTCGCTGATCCACTTCGACGCACACTGCGATACTTGGGCCGACGACAGCCCGGACAGCCTGAATCACGGCTCAATGTTCTACAAGGCGGTCAAGGACGGCCTGATCGACCCGCAGACCTCGGTGCAGGTCGGCATCCGCACGTGGAACGACGACTTCATGGGCATCAATATCCTCGATGCCGCGTGGGTGCACGAGCACGGTACGCGAGCCTCGGTGGAGCGGATCATGTCGATTGTCGGCGAGCGTCCCGCGTATCTGACCTTCGATATCGACTGCCTCGACCCGGCCTTTGCACCGGGTACGGGCACGCCGGTCGCAGGCGGCCTGTCGTCGGCGCAAGGGCTGGCGATCGTGCGCGGCCTGACCGGTGTGAATCTGATTGGCGCCGATGTCGTGGAAGTGGCGCCGGCCTATGATCAGAGCGAGATCACCGCGATTGCCGCGGCGCATATTGCATGCGATGTGTTGTGCCTGTGGCGGCAGCGCAAGGTAGCCGGTACACGTTGA
- a CDS encoding MarR family winged helix-turn-helix transcriptional regulator, translating into MTQRTENLLGVLALLVTDEMNALNTVAALAGPTARAMLNAVGQYPDSSIEVLRDAVDLSHPAAVRAVAGLVEAGLIEKKPGPDKRAVALALTATGKREAKRMQTARERMLQRVVSRLDADERIVFEDLLIKILWHETRDPAHAMQLCRLCDEGPCLKAGCPVECRDQGLPMPQRSGA; encoded by the coding sequence ATGACGCAGCGCACCGAAAACCTCCTCGGCGTACTCGCCCTGCTGGTGACAGACGAGATGAACGCGCTGAACACCGTGGCCGCCCTCGCCGGCCCCACGGCGCGCGCCATGCTCAACGCCGTTGGCCAGTACCCCGATTCGTCCATCGAAGTACTGCGCGATGCGGTGGACCTTTCGCATCCGGCGGCGGTCCGTGCGGTGGCGGGGCTCGTCGAAGCGGGCCTGATCGAGAAAAAGCCCGGCCCCGACAAGCGCGCTGTAGCGCTCGCCCTCACCGCCACCGGCAAGCGTGAAGCAAAGCGCATGCAGACCGCGCGCGAACGGATGTTGCAGCGCGTGGTCAGCCGTCTCGACGCGGACGAACGCATCGTGTTCGAAGACCTGCTGATCAAGATTCTCTGGCATGAAACGCGTGATCCAGCGCATGCCATGCAGCTGTGTCGTCTGTGCGACGAGGGCCCTTGCCTGAAGGCAGGCTGCCCGGTCGAATGCCGCGACCAGGGCTTGCCCATGCCACAGCGGAGCGGCGCATGA
- a CDS encoding MFS transporter: MNSAVSARWRAIGALTAVSAFTQIGQFGIGFMVLPVWLAHQGLDAPRAGLFSAVQWAGMFTGLLSAPRLVERFGARRTVLLALAATVIAFASIRALTWPLWIVPGFLIGLGMGLRWIANETWLYRLVPADASGRVVGMHEALIAVAGVIGPALAAWCGVDGPIIFIAGAACTFAAAVPLWLAGSDAAGDANTQSSQLARASGVHEVPDEVPDEVPDDTESDEAADALQAARSAQHAASRQANGIDPLIALGMVVVVVGGLGDGALFGLFPLFANGRGLSVTQTATLLTCFGVGGMVLQFPVGWLADRTDLPTAVMFCAAISALSIVSFGLAAPASWLLSASALLLGGLNSAFLTLGVYAAASGAKAALIRNMRLISLTFCASSIVGPLLAGFAMKALGNDMLIWQLALASGALAVYTLGLLEGRRQPRGASSTS; this comes from the coding sequence ATGAATTCCGCGGTCTCTGCACGCTGGCGTGCGATTGGAGCGCTGACCGCCGTGTCGGCGTTCACGCAGATCGGCCAGTTCGGCATCGGCTTCATGGTCTTGCCTGTGTGGCTGGCTCATCAAGGGCTCGACGCACCGCGAGCCGGGCTCTTTTCCGCAGTTCAGTGGGCGGGCATGTTTACCGGGTTGCTTTCGGCGCCACGGCTGGTGGAGCGGTTCGGCGCCAGGCGCACCGTGTTGCTCGCGCTGGCGGCAACGGTCATCGCCTTCGCCAGCATCCGCGCACTAACCTGGCCTCTATGGATCGTCCCCGGCTTTCTGATCGGACTCGGCATGGGGCTGCGCTGGATCGCGAACGAGACCTGGCTTTACCGGCTGGTTCCTGCGGATGCCAGCGGGCGCGTGGTCGGCATGCACGAAGCGTTGATCGCCGTCGCGGGGGTGATTGGTCCAGCGCTTGCTGCGTGGTGCGGGGTCGACGGGCCGATCATTTTTATAGCCGGCGCGGCATGTACGTTCGCCGCGGCCGTCCCGCTCTGGCTGGCAGGTTCCGATGCCGCCGGTGACGCAAACACACAAAGCAGCCAACTCGCTCGCGCGTCCGGGGTTCATGAAGTTCCTGATGAAGTTCCTGATGAAGTTCCTGACGATACCGAATCTGACGAAGCCGCCGATGCTCTCCAGGCCGCCCGGTCCGCTCAGCACGCCGCCAGCAGGCAGGCAAACGGTATCGACCCGCTGATCGCCCTGGGCATGGTGGTCGTGGTGGTAGGCGGCCTGGGCGATGGCGCGCTATTCGGCCTCTTTCCCCTCTTCGCCAATGGCCGCGGCCTAAGCGTCACACAGACCGCCACACTGCTGACCTGTTTCGGCGTTGGCGGCATGGTCCTGCAGTTTCCAGTCGGCTGGCTAGCGGATCGCACTGACCTGCCGACGGCGGTCATGTTTTGCGCCGCAATCAGTGCGCTATCGATTGTCTCATTCGGACTCGCAGCGCCCGCTTCATGGCTGCTCAGCGCGAGCGCGCTGCTGCTAGGCGGTCTGAACAGCGCATTCCTCACGCTCGGTGTCTACGCCGCGGCCTCCGGCGCGAAAGCCGCACTCATTCGCAATATGCGGCTGATTTCGCTGACTTTCTGCGCCAGTTCGATTGTCGGCCCTTTGCTCGCCGGTTTTGCAATGAAAGCGCTCGGCAACGACATGCTGATATGGCAGTTGGCGCTGGCGAGCGGCGCACTCGCCGTCTACACGCTGGGTCTGCTCGAGGGCCGGCGTCAGCCGCGCGGAGCGTCCTCCACGAGCTAA